One genomic segment of Salinigranum rubrum includes these proteins:
- a CDS encoding DUF7508 domain-containing protein: MSLRKPWKPLTKAVVRSVPDRYGVYELGDGDGNSLGVDAGPLQDDLKEALAYGDGAQVRWQVATSREHAESMLEDHR, from the coding sequence ATGAGCCTCCGCAAACCCTGGAAGCCGCTCACGAAAGCGGTCGTGAGGAGCGTTCCGGATCGATACGGCGTGTACGAACTCGGCGACGGCGACGGCAACTCCCTGGGTGTCGACGCCGGCCCGTTACAGGACGACCTCAAGGAGGCGCTGGCGTACGGCGACGGCGCACAGGTTCGCTGGCAGGTCGCCACCTCCCGCGAACACGCGGAGTCGATGCTCGAAGACCACCGCTGA
- a CDS encoding DUF7128 family protein, whose protein sequence is MVTTTRREDGTWYECEDCGMLFESEGDAKAHEGHCDTDSPSYLQ, encoded by the coding sequence ATGGTCACGACGACCCGCCGCGAGGACGGGACGTGGTACGAGTGCGAGGACTGCGGGATGCTGTTCGAGTCGGAGGGCGACGCGAAGGCCCACGAGGGACACTGCGACACGGACTCGCCGTCGTATCTGCAGTAG